One genomic window of Halobacterium noricense includes the following:
- a CDS encoding Cdc6/Cdc18 family protein, with amino-acid sequence MADNTGSQQSLNDIWASEDAIFARKELLDIDHIPDEDRIIGRDEEIEDVASSIHPAVRGKSPRNTLIYGKTGTGKSLVAKHVTQSAKQFAETNDTDMGRVYIDCTQSTTETRVVINIARNLNSPEATNISIPVTGLSTDVYYHRLWNILDELYDVAVIILDEIDKLKDSEILMQLSRAGEAGKVDSCKVGIIAISNKISFKDTLDERVLSSLQDREFVFPPYDANQLRNIMHNRSDAFHDGVLTDDVIPLSAAFAAQEHGDARKALDILRNAGELAKDAGADQVLEEHVRDAREKADIDRFAQLLEGQPPQIKATVYSLSLLADNNPDDSEFSTRQIYDVYKQLTALLDMDTLSHRRMADRLGEQVFLDILGRSERVGRGRGQGVTHYYFLMEDPEVVKQVIHQDDRFADVNNVSI; translated from the coding sequence ATGGCCGATAACACCGGGTCGCAACAATCACTCAACGACATCTGGGCGAGCGAGGACGCCATCTTCGCCAGGAAAGAACTCCTTGACATCGACCATATTCCCGACGAAGACCGAATCATCGGCCGTGACGAAGAAATCGAAGACGTTGCCTCCAGCATCCACCCCGCAGTCCGTGGCAAATCCCCACGAAACACACTCATTTACGGGAAAACCGGGACTGGGAAATCACTCGTAGCGAAACACGTCACACAAAGCGCCAAGCAATTCGCTGAAACCAACGATACAGACATGGGGCGTGTCTACATCGACTGCACGCAATCCACAACGGAAACCCGCGTTGTCATCAATATCGCTCGAAACCTCAACAGCCCAGAGGCAACGAACATCTCGATTCCCGTTACCGGACTCTCAACTGACGTCTACTACCACCGACTCTGGAATATCCTCGACGAACTGTACGATGTTGCCGTTATCATCCTCGACGAGATTGACAAACTCAAAGACAGCGAGATACTAATGCAACTGTCACGCGCCGGGGAAGCTGGGAAAGTCGACTCCTGTAAAGTCGGCATCATCGCCATTAGTAACAAGATCTCGTTCAAAGATACGCTCGATGAACGCGTGCTCAGCAGTCTGCAAGACCGGGAATTCGTATTTCCTCCATACGACGCTAACCAACTCCGAAATATCATGCATAACCGGTCTGACGCGTTCCACGATGGTGTTCTCACAGATGATGTGATTCCATTAAGCGCTGCATTTGCTGCGCAAGAACACGGTGATGCTCGGAAAGCGCTCGATATCCTTCGTAACGCGGGAGAGCTAGCCAAAGATGCTGGAGCGGACCAAGTCCTTGAGGAACACGTTCGAGATGCACGAGAGAAAGCGGACATCGATCGGTTCGCACAACTTCTCGAAGGGCAGCCACCGCAGATTAAAGCCACCGTGTACTCTCTTTCACTCCTCGCAGACAACAATCCTGACGACAGCGAATTTTCGACACGCCAGATATACGACGTATACAAGCAACTTACGGCACTCTTAGATATGGATACACTCTCACATCGGCGGATGGCTGACCGGCTCGGTGAACAAGTGTTCCTTGATATTCTTGGCCGGTCTGAACGCGTCGGTCGTGGCCGCGGGCAAGGTGTTACACATTACTACTTCCTGATGGAAGATCCGGAGGTCGTTAAGCAAGTTATTCACCAGGATGACCGGTTTGCTGACGTCAATAACGTGAGCATTTAA
- a CDS encoding D-2-hydroxyacid dehydrogenase: MNDNTPDVLVLRSNTHGLHARDYADLLANRLPNHDVQLATTSVEERELIEHATVVSGVDIDPELLEHAKDLQLFAGIAAGYNHLPLDTFDEMGIAVTNASGIHAPNIAEQVAGYILTFSRQLREGQEREQRNEWRHYQAEELMGSTVTVVGLGSIGSAVAERLSAFKVETIGVRYTPEKGGPTDEVIGFDQADFEQALAQTDYLIIAAPLTDTTRGLLSEEEFTTLPSDARVINVGRGKIIDTDALVTAIQQNQIDGAALDVTDPEPLPADHPLWDFENVIITPHNAGHSPKHWDRLADIVAENVTQLSETDRDNSLKNLVQS; this comes from the coding sequence ATGAATGACAATACACCGGATGTTCTCGTCCTGCGATCCAATACGCACGGGCTTCACGCACGTGACTACGCCGACTTGCTCGCAAATCGGTTACCGAATCATGATGTCCAGCTTGCGACAACCTCAGTCGAAGAGCGTGAGCTCATCGAACATGCAACGGTCGTCTCCGGCGTCGACATCGACCCGGAATTACTAGAACACGCGAAAGACCTCCAGCTGTTCGCCGGTATTGCAGCGGGATACAACCACCTCCCGTTAGATACCTTCGACGAGATGGGTATCGCAGTAACCAACGCATCCGGTATTCACGCACCCAATATCGCAGAACAGGTTGCTGGATACATACTAACCTTCTCACGCCAGCTCCGCGAGGGCCAGGAACGCGAACAGCGTAATGAATGGCGTCACTATCAGGCGGAGGAATTGATGGGGAGTACAGTCACCGTCGTCGGCCTGGGCTCCATTGGGTCCGCAGTCGCAGAACGGCTGTCGGCATTCAAGGTTGAGACAATCGGGGTCAGATACACACCGGAGAAAGGCGGTCCGACAGATGAAGTGATCGGCTTTGACCAGGCGGACTTTGAGCAGGCTCTCGCTCAAACGGACTACCTCATTATCGCAGCGCCGCTTACCGACACGACACGCGGGTTACTCTCCGAGGAGGAATTCACGACACTTCCGTCGGACGCCCGAGTGATTAACGTCGGTCGTGGGAAGATTATCGACACGGATGCCCTCGTTACCGCAATCCAGCAGAATCAGATCGACGGCGCCGCACTCGACGTTACCGATCCCGAACCGCTCCCGGCCGATCATCCACTATGGGACTTCGAGAACGTCATTATTACACCCCATAATGCTGGCCATAGTCCGAAGCACTGGGACCGCCTGGCAGATATCGTCGCAGAAAACGTTACCCAGCTTTCGGAGACGGATCGGGACAATTCCCTGAAGAACCTCGTACAGTCTTGA
- a CDS encoding IS630 family transposase (programmed frameshift), translating into MNHLDEITVEELQDALDNVDGKKPTQRLLAAIAYKNGVTQTELAEWYDVQRRTIYSWLNRLDTDESLEQAVADDKRTGRKRKLSESQQEEFERTVHDPPEEVGIDAPAWTPALVQQYLEDTYGVEYSYPSCRRLLKEAGLTYQKPRRSAAEADEDEHEAFHDELKKKRAEMDATVVCIDQTKKSVQVEPRAAWFPRGTRPTVELSGQRDWTCLLGAITEDGDRFFSRFEEYVTAEHAKHFILALCEEFEDDLLVVLDGAPYFQASAVTDLAARDDLAFVTLPSYSPELNPVEECWRQLQAALSNRFFDSLDELTTAIDTALNQVSVPKVSNYF; encoded by the exons GTGAATCATCTCGACGAGATCACCGTCGAGGAATTGCAAGACGCTCTCGACAACGTGGACGGAAAGAAGCCGACACAACGGCTCTTAGCCGCAATCGCGTACAAGAATGGTGTAACGCAGACCGAGCTAGCCGAGTGGTACGACGTGCAGCGACGGACCATCTACAGCTGGCTCAACCGACTCGACACCGACGAGTCGCTTGAGCAAGCCGTTGCTGATGATAAACGAACTGGGAGAAAGCGTAAACTCTCAGAATCACAGCAAGAAGAGTTCGAACGCACGGTTCACGACCCACCTGAAGAGGTCGGGATCGACGCGCCGGCGTGGACGCCGGCGCTCGTCCAACAGTATCTTGAAGACACGTACGGCGTCGAGTACTCCTATCCGAGTTGTCGGCGGCTGTTGAAAGAAGCTGGACTAACCTATCAAAAACCACGCCGTTCAGCCGCCGAAGCCGACGAAGACGAGCACGAAGCGTTCCACGACGAGCTTAA AAAAAAGCGAGCGGAGATGGACGCCACCGTAGTCTGCATCGATCAAACGAAGAAATCCGTGCAAGTTGAGCCGCGTGCCGCGTGGTTTCCGCGCGGCACGCGGCCCACCGTGGAACTCTCTGGCCAACGCGACTGGACGTGTCTATTGGGCGCGATCACCGAGGACGGTGATCGCTTTTTCTCCCGCTTCGAAGAGTACGTCACCGCCGAACACGCGAAACATTTCATTCTCGCATTATGCGAAGAATTCGAAGATGACTTGCTCGTCGTCCTAGATGGAGCGCCGTACTTCCAGGCGTCGGCGGTCACGGACCTGGCGGCCCGTGACGACCTCGCGTTCGTGACGTTACCATCATATTCGCCGGAGTTGAATCCTGTCGAAGAGTGCTGGCGGCAGCTGCAAGCAGCTCTGAGCAACCGCTTCTTTGACTCACTCGACGAGCTAACGACCGCAATCGATACCGCTCTCAACCAGGTCTCCGTTCCAAAAGTGAGCAATTACTTCTAA
- a CDS encoding AbrB/MazE/SpoVT family DNA-binding domain-containing protein codes for MSTDNPEVTTVTSKGQITIPSRLREEFGLKKGTKLMVVPTDYGLVLKKLELPSVEEFQQRVEERAETVELSMEEVDELVHEARGSGE; via the coding sequence ATGAGCACCGACAATCCTGAAGTAACCACCGTAACATCGAAAGGCCAAATCACGATTCCAAGCCGGCTACGGGAGGAATTCGGGCTCAAGAAGGGAACGAAGCTGATGGTCGTCCCAACCGACTACGGGCTCGTCCTAAAGAAACTCGAACTCCCGTCAGTCGAAGAGTTCCAACAGCGGGTCGAAGAGCGAGCCGAAACAGTTGAACTGTCGATGGAGGAAGTTGATGAGTTAGTGCATGAAGCGCGGGGATCTGGTGAATGA
- a CDS encoding ISH3 family transposase, whose product MYSNKQADGEIHEDQLLNFLVNRLDEEVPISLANNAEIAAEDIYEVLVGACADGTSVSTLCASSQNTPTANTILYHLRTKFEPERLERVANTLLRKDIDELLPKQVEVCADLHLRPYYGDKADTDGLYHSVAKRGTTAFHAYATLYARVTNKRYTLAVRRLEDGDTASSVLAEFLGILDGLDTEIKAVYLDRGFYDSKCLTLLQTHDYAYVIPIIRWGETIQQELSEGWSRVIQHDLTGKLDGHSWTVEFPVYIDCTYLNGKYDENGVARHGYAADAPFIDSPRDARYHYTKRFGIESSYRLFEQAIATTTTRDPTVRLLYVVVSLLLQNVWRYLHYEYVATPRRGGRRLWWWPYKEFVNMVRRAAWTALAVRRAVPANRPPDDRFHR is encoded by the coding sequence GTGTACTCCAACAAGCAAGCAGACGGTGAGATTCACGAGGACCAACTTCTTAACTTTCTCGTCAACCGCCTTGACGAGGAAGTTCCAATCTCTTTAGCAAATAACGCTGAAATCGCTGCTGAGGACATCTATGAGGTCCTCGTCGGCGCTTGCGCCGACGGGACCTCTGTCTCTACGCTCTGTGCGTCGAGCCAGAATACACCCACTGCGAACACGATCCTCTACCATCTTCGGACGAAGTTCGAGCCGGAACGGCTCGAACGAGTCGCTAACACGCTCCTTCGGAAGGATATCGATGAACTGCTCCCCAAGCAGGTGGAGGTCTGCGCAGACCTCCACCTGCGACCCTACTACGGTGACAAAGCCGACACAGACGGTCTCTATCACTCGGTAGCGAAGCGTGGAACCACCGCGTTCCACGCCTACGCCACACTCTACGCGCGTGTGACGAACAAACGCTACACGCTGGCGGTGCGCCGTCTCGAAGACGGCGACACCGCCAGCAGCGTCCTCGCTGAGTTCCTCGGTATTCTCGACGGCCTTGACACCGAGATCAAGGCCGTCTACCTTGATCGCGGATTCTACGACAGCAAGTGCCTCACGCTGCTTCAGACGCACGACTACGCGTACGTGATCCCAATCATCCGGTGGGGTGAGACGATTCAGCAAGAGCTCTCGGAAGGGTGGAGTCGTGTCATTCAGCACGATCTGACAGGGAAACTCGACGGCCACAGCTGGACCGTCGAGTTTCCCGTCTACATCGACTGTACGTACCTAAACGGGAAGTATGACGAGAACGGTGTGGCGCGTCACGGCTACGCCGCTGACGCGCCGTTCATCGACTCACCACGCGACGCTCGATACCACTACACCAAGCGGTTCGGTATCGAGTCGAGCTATCGATTGTTTGAACAAGCGATAGCGACAACAACCACACGAGATCCAACGGTACGGCTGCTGTACGTCGTGGTGAGTCTGCTATTACAGAACGTCTGGCGGTACCTTCACTACGAGTATGTGGCGACGCCCCGCCGAGGCGGGCGTCGCCTCTGGTGGTGGCCGTACAAGGAGTTCGTCAATATGGTTCGACGAGCTGCGTGGACGGCCCTCGCGGTGCGTCGGGCCGTCCCCGCGAATCGGCCACCTGACGACCGGTTCCACCGCTAA
- a CDS encoding DUF7260 family protein, whose product MSDADSKRNPQYFVDSLQQHVLAPLSTAESRLNREHAEVIVERDAFEAFRERLDSIDPAPSTSPDRATRISNHASTTDRVDRVRTAYHETVLNMPHYDDTYDESLIEHLAGEFGPKIAEGVRPESSVSFTAAYKHVLIEVAAEAAQRRENFLETIDEEARSIESAWTDLKDIFAALDTTIIPEWHCESFTEQLDAVAQRRQRTIQQRDSVPRFDDHSLCAYLYENESWTYPVLTAVARTREAVSLERSTRPGTTNAADPGRRNS is encoded by the coding sequence ATGAGCGACGCAGATAGTAAACGGAACCCACAGTACTTCGTGGACTCTCTCCAGCAGCACGTGCTCGCGCCGCTGTCGACGGCCGAGTCCCGCCTCAATCGGGAGCACGCCGAAGTAATCGTCGAACGAGACGCCTTCGAGGCGTTCCGCGAGCGCCTGGACAGCATCGACCCGGCACCGTCGACGTCGCCGGACCGGGCGACACGAATTTCGAATCACGCGTCTACGACCGACAGAGTCGACCGCGTTCGTACTGCCTACCACGAAACTGTCCTAAACATGCCACACTACGACGACACGTACGATGAATCGCTCATCGAACACCTCGCCGGCGAGTTCGGCCCGAAGATTGCTGAGGGCGTTCGACCCGAGTCGTCGGTGTCGTTCACTGCGGCGTACAAGCACGTACTCATAGAGGTAGCAGCGGAAGCCGCGCAAAGACGTGAGAACTTCCTCGAAACCATCGACGAGGAAGCACGGTCAATTGAATCGGCGTGGACGGATCTCAAGGACATCTTCGCCGCGCTGGACACGACGATAATTCCGGAGTGGCACTGCGAGTCGTTCACGGAACAGCTCGACGCCGTCGCGCAGCGCCGCCAGCGAACGATTCAGCAACGAGACTCAGTTCCTCGCTTCGACGACCACTCCCTGTGCGCGTACCTATACGAGAACGAGTCGTGGACGTACCCGGTGTTGACGGCGGTCGCGCGGACGCGGGAAGCTGTCAGCCTCGAACGCTCAACCAGACCGGGAACCACGAACGCGGCTGACCCCGGGAGACGGAATTCGTGA
- a CDS encoding ISH3-like element ISH27-2 family transposase, which yields MSTTQQADSEIHEDQLLNFLVNCLDEEVSLNLANNAEIGAEDIYEVLVGATADGTSISTLCNSSEDSPSANTILYHLRTKFEPERLERVANTLLRRDIVELLPEQVEVCADLHLRPYYGDEDDTENLYHSEAKRGTTAFHAYATLYARVKNKRYTLAVRRLEDGDTASSVLAEFLGVLDGLDTDVKAVYLDRGFYDSKCLTLLQTHNYAYVVPIIRWGEAIQQELSEGWSRVIQHDLTGKLDGHSWTVEFPVYIDCTYLNGRYDEHGVARHGYAADAPFIENPRDARYHYSKRFGIESSYRLSEQAIATTTTRDSTVRLLYVVVSLLLQNTWRYLHYEYVATPRRGGRRLWWWPYKEFVNMVRRAAWTALAVRRAVPANRPPDDRFHR from the coding sequence GTGTCTACGACCCAGCAAGCAGACAGTGAGATTCACGAGGACCAGCTCCTTAACTTCCTCGTCAACTGCCTTGACGAGGAAGTTTCTCTCAACCTCGCCAACAACGCTGAAATCGGTGCAGAGGACATCTACGAGGTCCTCGTCGGCGCGACCGCCGACGGGACCTCGATCTCGACGCTGTGCAACTCCAGTGAAGACTCCCCATCGGCGAACACGATTCTCTATCATCTACGGACGAAGTTCGAGCCGGAACGGCTCGAACGCGTCGCTAACACGCTTCTTCGCCGAGACATCGTCGAACTGCTCCCCGAGCAGGTGGAGGTCTGCGCAGACCTCCACCTGCGGCCCTACTACGGTGATGAAGACGACACGGAGAACCTCTATCACTCGGAAGCCAAGCGTGGAACCACCGCATTCCACGCCTACGCCACACTCTACGCGCGTGTGAAGAACAAACGCTACACGCTGGCGGTGCGCCGTCTCGAAGACGGCGACACCGCCAGCAGCGTCCTCGCTGAGTTCCTCGGTGTCCTCGACGGCCTTGACACCGACGTCAAGGCCGTCTATCTTGATCGCGGATTCTACGACAGCAAGTGTCTCACGCTGTTACAGACGCACAACTACGCCTACGTTGTCCCGATCATCCGGTGGGGTGAAGCGATTCAGCAGGAACTCTCGGAAGGGTGGAGTCGCGTCATCCAACACGATCTGACGGGGAAACTCGACGGTCACAGCTGGACCGTCGAGTTTCCCGTCTACATCGACTGTACGTACCTGAACGGACGGTACGACGAGCACGGCGTGGCGCGTCACGGCTACGCCGCTGACGCGCCGTTCATCGAGAATCCACGCGACGCTCGATACCACTACTCGAAACGGTTCGGTATCGAGTCGAGCTATCGGTTGTCTGAGCAAGCGATAGCGACGACAACGACGCGAGACTCCACGGTGAGACTGCTGTACGTCGTGGTGAGTCTGCTGTTGCAGAACACGTGGCGGTATCTGCACTACGAATACGTGGCGACGCCGCGCCGAGGCGGGCGTCGCCTCTGGTGGTGGCCGTACAAGGAGTTCGTGAATATGGTTCGACGGGCAGCGTGGACGGCCCTCGCGGTGCGTCGGGCCGTCCCCGCGAACCGGCCACCAGACGACCGGTTCCACCGGTAG
- a CDS encoding RNA-guided endonuclease InsQ/TnpB family protein — protein MITDQGDLNAATYDDVREDTELHSNHVQSARSLAANALSNCQDRIFEGEPASKPTFRGTVLVYSVRTITYNDDHCTLATVDGRIRAEYVTPEDDEGTPFAEYWDSEEWERNEATLHKRDGEYYLHVAVEKELETDASAVENGAVLGVDLNVDGSLAVTSTGAFLGNADSLNHKRSEYERRRGRLQQTGTRSAHLTIQSIGSRFSRWSEDYLHRVSKAIVQEARRHDCSAIAFEDLEQIRDRISNASKFQQWAFRTIQEYTEYKAEEHGILVESVEPAYTSQRCSHAACGFTHEDNRDGDDFECLNCGKELHADYNAARNIGWRLLQHWLKSGAGRANCQVALKSGTLNANGDYSPAESIGQSGSPLTTPPL, from the coding sequence ATTATTACTGACCAGGGTGACCTCAACGCCGCCACCTATGACGACGTGCGCGAGGACACGGAGCTGCACTCCAACCATGTTCAGTCAGCGCGCAGCCTCGCGGCTAACGCTCTTTCGAACTGCCAAGATCGCATCTTCGAGGGCGAACCCGCAAGCAAGCCCACCTTCCGCGGGACGGTCCTCGTGTACAGCGTCCGCACCATTACGTACAACGACGACCACTGTACGCTTGCCACCGTCGATGGCCGCATTCGCGCGGAATACGTGACGCCTGAGGACGACGAAGGCACGCCGTTTGCGGAGTATTGGGATAGTGAGGAGTGGGAACGCAACGAGGCAACTCTCCACAAGCGTGACGGCGAGTACTACCTCCACGTCGCCGTCGAGAAGGAACTAGAGACGGATGCGTCAGCAGTCGAGAACGGAGCGGTTCTCGGCGTTGACCTCAACGTTGATGGCTCGCTTGCTGTCACCAGTACGGGCGCGTTCCTCGGGAATGCGGACTCCCTCAACCACAAGCGCAGCGAGTACGAACGACGGCGTGGTCGTCTGCAACAGACTGGCACTCGGTCCGCCCACCTCACCATCCAGAGTATTGGATCACGGTTCTCACGCTGGAGTGAGGATTATCTCCACCGTGTCTCGAAAGCCATCGTGCAAGAAGCGCGCCGCCATGACTGTTCGGCTATTGCGTTCGAGGATCTCGAGCAGATTCGTGACCGTATTTCGAACGCCAGTAAATTCCAGCAGTGGGCGTTCCGCACGATCCAGGAGTACACCGAGTACAAAGCCGAAGAGCACGGGATACTGGTGGAGTCGGTTGAGCCGGCGTACACGAGTCAGCGGTGCAGCCACGCAGCGTGCGGGTTCACGCATGAGGACAATCGTGATGGTGACGACTTCGAGTGCCTGAACTGTGGGAAGGAACTGCACGCCGACTATAATGCCGCCCGGAATATCGGGTGGCGGCTTCTCCAGCACTGGCTCAAGTCTGGTGCTGGACGCGCAAACTGTCAGGTTGCGCTGAAGTCAGGGACGCTGAACGCGAACGGCGACTATTCGCCTGCCGAGAGTATCGGCCAGAGCGGGAGTCCACTGACAACCCCACCGCTTTAG
- a CDS encoding IclR family transcriptional regulator — translation MVADPSNGAKKTLGSVNKAFDILEQIKSEGSVGLSELAHNLDLPKSTVHIHLQTLQNRNFVVQDGDEYTLSYRFLNYGGELRNQSKLFRAARSEVDKLEETTGEVASLGIEENGLRVLIYKSEGRDSIHDNAPVGEYTHMHWTALGKAILAHYSIEHVESIVDERGLPRANEHTITDREELFEELEQTRERGYSVEDQDRRQGVLTIGAPIHSRSTDDIIASVSVSGPKNRMEEDNRFNEIVTAVKKAANVIELSYSHY, via the coding sequence ATGGTCGCTGATCCCTCAAATGGCGCGAAAAAGACACTGGGTTCAGTCAATAAAGCGTTCGACATCCTTGAACAGATCAAGTCTGAAGGGAGTGTTGGGCTATCGGAACTGGCCCACAATCTGGATCTCCCAAAAAGCACAGTTCATATCCATCTTCAAACACTGCAGAACAGGAATTTCGTCGTTCAAGATGGTGACGAGTACACCCTGAGCTATCGATTCTTAAACTACGGTGGTGAATTGCGAAATCAGTCAAAATTATTTCGAGCCGCAAGATCTGAGGTGGACAAACTTGAGGAGACAACTGGTGAAGTCGCTAGTCTTGGGATTGAGGAAAACGGACTTCGAGTTCTGATTTACAAGTCCGAAGGTCGTGATTCGATTCACGATAACGCACCGGTTGGAGAGTACACACATATGCACTGGACAGCGCTCGGAAAGGCTATTCTTGCACACTACTCTATCGAACACGTCGAATCTATCGTTGACGAACGTGGGCTTCCGCGTGCGAACGAACACACCATTACGGACCGAGAGGAACTGTTTGAGGAACTAGAGCAAACAAGAGAGCGCGGATACTCCGTAGAGGACCAGGACCGACGGCAGGGTGTGCTCACTATCGGCGCCCCTATTCACAGTCGTAGTACGGACGACATTATCGCCTCTGTCTCGGTTTCCGGTCCAAAGAACCGAATGGAGGAAGACAATCGGTTTAACGAAATAGTCACGGCCGTCAAGAAGGCGGCGAATGTGATCGAACTCAGTTATTCACATTACTGA
- a CDS encoding putative toxin-antitoxin system toxin component, PIN family: MTSSVIAAGVPHDVVVKGFSSKYQIIVSVETLTEFRETLLKYPDRFGMDEDEVQQEVETIRYFAEFVEPDEEITAVEDDPDDDKFLEAAVAGNVDYVVSGDQHLLDLDSFRSIEIVDPRTFYEQLEAE; this comes from the coding sequence CTGACCTCAAGCGTTATCGCGGCCGGCGTCCCACACGACGTCGTCGTCAAAGGCTTTAGCAGTAAGTACCAGATCATCGTCTCCGTCGAGACCCTCACAGAGTTTCGCGAGACGCTCCTCAAGTACCCGGACCGGTTTGGAATGGACGAAGACGAAGTCCAACAGGAGGTCGAAACGATCCGCTATTTCGCGGAATTTGTCGAGCCGGATGAAGAGATCACCGCTGTTGAAGACGATCCTGACGATGACAAGTTCCTCGAAGCCGCTGTTGCTGGCAACGTAGATTATGTTGTCTCTGGTGATCAGCACCTCCTCGATCTAGATTCGTTCCGTAGTATCGAAATTGTCGACCCCCGAACGTTCTACGAGCAGCTCGAAGCAGAGTGA
- a CDS encoding acyl-CoA dehydrogenase, which produces MGGMKKGSGDLSFEDDSKGNEETDAKSQSGEAPTATPEQDADTTSTGSSDSDNTGSVTDASSETESDSAEESPTYPYFVRRSNVGDERDTRLEIHVRDDVADTETEFLNNLAEELGTTDVAKTDAREYALVLAHERPELVAELMQEDGYGELD; this is translated from the coding sequence ATGGGAGGCATGAAGAAGGGCTCTGGTGATCTGAGCTTCGAGGATGACTCTAAGGGCAACGAGGAAACTGACGCCAAGAGTCAGTCCGGAGAAGCCCCCACAGCCACCCCCGAACAGGACGCCGACACGACATCGACCGGCTCCAGCGACTCCGACAACACTGGTAGCGTGACAGACGCATCGTCTGAAACTGAGAGTGATTCGGCCGAAGAGTCACCAACATACCCTTACTTCGTGCGGCGGAGTAACGTCGGCGATGAGCGCGACACGCGACTGGAAATCCATGTTCGCGACGATGTTGCAGACACCGAGACCGAGTTCCTCAATAACCTCGCGGAAGAGCTTGGGACGACTGACGTGGCGAAAACGGACGCACGAGAGTATGCTCTGGTGCTCGCTCACGAGCGGCCGGAACTCGTCGCCGAGTTGATGCAGGAAGACGGCTACGGAGAACTTGATTGA